In Pseudomonas sp. MTM4, one genomic interval encodes:
- a CDS encoding iron-siderophore ABC transporter substrate-binding protein: MIKRNPWRLTAALFTAVLALNAYAEDRQIEDALGNRVTVPATPERVVTLSEIDLDTALTLGVTPVGTVNGRGQAVPPRYLEGKLPSGIKVVGDLDNPNLETLLELEPDLILTGPVKPEQLAILNEIAPTAVTFNWGQPWQQSMQRTAQILNKDAEAQAFLQRYEARTAEARERLSDHQGETFSIVRWNPKGPSYMFKDSFASTVAKDVGLVRPAHQQDAGHTHSMALSLESLELLDADWLVIGTLATSGEAVEAMRQAEETAAFRQLSAIQTKRFGAVDGSLWTSVGGPMAAMQVIEDIEEIIGKADAEPVAKD, translated from the coding sequence ATGATCAAACGAAACCCCTGGCGCTTAACCGCAGCGCTGTTCACCGCCGTGCTGGCGCTCAACGCTTATGCCGAAGACCGCCAGATCGAAGATGCCCTTGGCAACCGCGTGACCGTTCCAGCCACGCCCGAGCGCGTCGTCACCCTCAGCGAGATCGACCTGGATACCGCGCTGACCCTCGGCGTGACACCGGTCGGCACCGTCAACGGTCGTGGCCAGGCCGTGCCGCCGCGCTATCTGGAGGGCAAGCTGCCCTCCGGTATCAAGGTGGTCGGCGATCTCGACAACCCCAACCTGGAGACGCTGCTGGAGCTGGAACCGGATCTGATCCTCACCGGCCCGGTAAAGCCGGAGCAGCTGGCCATCCTCAACGAGATCGCGCCGACCGCGGTCACCTTCAACTGGGGGCAGCCATGGCAGCAAAGCATGCAGCGCACAGCTCAAATATTGAACAAGGATGCCGAAGCCCAGGCATTTCTCCAGCGTTATGAAGCCCGTACTGCCGAGGCTCGCGAGCGGCTGAGCGATCATCAGGGCGAAACCTTCAGCATCGTGCGTTGGAATCCGAAGGGTCCGTCGTACATGTTCAAGGATTCCTTCGCCAGCACCGTTGCCAAGGATGTCGGCCTGGTGCGTCCGGCGCATCAGCAGGACGCCGGCCATACGCATTCGATGGCGCTGAGCCTGGAATCGCTGGAGCTGCTGGACGCCGACTGGCTGGTGATCGGCACTTTGGCGACCAGTGGTGAAGCGGTCGAAGCCATGCGTCAGGCCGAGGAAACCGCTGCGTTCCGTCAGCTCTCGGCCATCCAGACCAAGCGCTTCGGCGCGGTCGACGGCTCGCTATGGACCTCGGTTGGTGGCCCGATGGCGGCCATGCAGGTGATCGAGGATATTGAGGAGATCATTGGCAAGGCCGATGCCGAGCCGGTCGCGAAGGATTGA
- a CDS encoding amino acid adenylation domain-containing protein — MSTINAHCAGLFARHAARPALGCLGASFSYAELHTRVAAIVLQLREHGLVAGDRVGLHLNRGPDLIATLLACLHEGLCFVPLEPDFPLERLQGIADDAQVRWIIQDEQAPRALTPSLRLQPGLAQMPEPPPLNERLPAYMMFTSGSTGKPKGVVIERAALSNFLDAATRRIGVSTATRWLFTTTPAFDIALLEMLGPLWSGGYVEVVCAPTHKDPVALLQLLDSRPDLNTLQATPAFWRMLLKAGWQGRAELVALCGGEALDAGLAMRLGGMVGQLWNCYGPTEATVWSMMSRVELPLGEQGVRLRQSLDGYRHLVLDEQGVDVAPGSEGELCIEGRSLAQGYWQRSDLTEQAFIAWQGRRLYRTGDRVRRIGEDEFQYRGRRDDQIKLRGFRIELGEIEASLRRIEGVLEAAVRLLGEGDEACLVGYVELRNAGPTRLEIRRQLQRGLPHYMIPSRIVRLDSLPKTTSGKIDRKRLPEPV; from the coding sequence ATGAGCACGATCAACGCGCATTGTGCCGGACTGTTCGCCCGCCACGCCGCGCGACCCGCTCTGGGTTGTCTCGGCGCGAGCTTCAGCTATGCCGAGCTGCACACGCGGGTTGCGGCCATCGTGCTGCAACTGCGTGAACACGGGCTGGTCGCGGGCGATCGCGTAGGGCTTCATTTGAATCGTGGTCCAGACCTGATCGCCACGCTGCTGGCCTGCCTGCATGAGGGCTTGTGCTTCGTGCCGCTGGAGCCAGACTTCCCTTTGGAACGGCTGCAGGGCATCGCCGACGACGCGCAGGTGCGCTGGATCATTCAGGACGAGCAGGCGCCACGGGCGTTGACACCGTCCTTGCGTTTGCAGCCAGGATTGGCGCAGATGCCCGAGCCACCGCCGCTGAATGAGCGCTTGCCGGCTTATATGATGTTCACCTCCGGCTCCACCGGAAAGCCCAAGGGCGTGGTCATCGAACGCGCCGCACTGAGCAATTTTCTGGACGCCGCGACCCGGCGTATCGGCGTCAGTACGGCCACGCGCTGGTTGTTCACCACCACGCCGGCATTCGATATCGCTCTGCTGGAGATGCTCGGCCCGCTGTGGTCAGGCGGTTATGTGGAAGTGGTCTGCGCACCGACGCACAAGGACCCGGTGGCGTTGCTGCAATTGCTCGACAGCCGCCCGGACCTGAACACCCTGCAAGCGACCCCGGCATTCTGGCGAATGCTGCTCAAGGCCGGCTGGCAGGGCCGCGCCGAGCTGGTGGCACTATGCGGCGGGGAAGCTTTGGATGCGGGCCTGGCCATGCGTCTCGGCGGTATGGTGGGCCAGCTCTGGAACTGCTACGGCCCCACCGAGGCGACCGTCTGGTCGATGATGTCGCGCGTCGAACTGCCGCTCGGCGAGCAAGGCGTGCGGCTCAGGCAGTCGCTGGATGGCTATCGGCACCTGGTGCTGGATGAGCAAGGCGTTGACGTCGCGCCGGGCAGCGAGGGCGAGTTGTGCATCGAAGGGCGGTCGCTGGCGCAGGGTTACTGGCAGCGTAGCGACCTGACCGAGCAGGCCTTCATTGCATGGCAGGGCCGGCGCCTCTACCGGACCGGCGACCGGGTGCGGCGTATCGGCGAGGACGAGTTTCAGTATCGCGGCCGTCGCGATGATCAGATCAAACTGCGCGGTTTTCGCATCGAACTGGGTGAAATCGAAGCGAGCCTACGCCGCATCGAGGGTGTGCTGGAGGCTGCGGTGCGGCTGCTGGGGGAGGGCGATGAAGCCTGTCTGGTGGGCTATGTGGAACTGCGCAACGCTGGCCCGACTCGGTTGGAGATTCGCCGGCAGCTGCAGCGCGGTCTGCCGCATTACATGATCCCGAGCCGTATCGTGCGGCTCGATTCGTTACCCAAAACCACCAGCGGAAAGATCGACCGCAAGCGTTTACCCGAGCCGGTGTGA
- a CDS encoding TonB-dependent receptor domain-containing protein, producing MTIVSNRGISRPRHLSLTVLASLLPFAALANEPVALEQQVITATQTAHSELSAPASVSVVTREELEKRPVYNLADAVKYLPGVHLNPSSTYGRQEIKIRGLDSDYTLLLVNGRRINSRDALTSNYANDFDLSAIPVAAVERIEVIRGPMTSLYGADAMGGVINVILRQPTNQTEAGVAYSYEHPTEGNSGDSHKASGYVSGALVEDKLLGNLILDTTDQAAWQSDQLRLEGSDAAEKRQNVSAMGTLSWILDERQTVDLDMSYREDDRKARWNNAGAPQPLTTNVQEMDRWTLGLTHNGQWDGFNTRLRYYYEDVELMDDSELMTNMRGVEGDVNQTNHTVDGQVSAFLGNQLLTLGSEFRRTELTHNQNLGADTEVDQKAIYLQDEFSLGDLDITLGGRWDHHETFGSEFSPRAYGVYNLSDSWVIKGGAGKAFKAPSISQSDPSYGVLACRGLCTVYGNPNLKPETSTSYEFGTQYQDERLEAGVMFFHNDIEDLIITETTRLVFDPTLGRPVPLRSELSYYNLSQARIKGYELQGRYALSDALSMRANYTYSDSEDRDTGDELDYTPKHVGNIGLDWRALPQLDLNLDYQYTGSQMVYVPALADSQRSDAFHTLGVGARFHATNELTFNAGMNNLTNEKRDEVAQSVDHILMGRTAFVGFSYDI from the coding sequence ATGACTATCGTAAGCAACCGGGGCATCAGCCGCCCTCGTCACCTATCCCTGACCGTCTTGGCCAGCCTTCTGCCTTTCGCCGCACTGGCGAACGAGCCCGTGGCACTGGAGCAGCAAGTCATCACCGCCACACAAACTGCGCACAGTGAACTCAGCGCCCCGGCCAGCGTGTCGGTCGTGACCCGCGAGGAGCTGGAAAAGAGGCCGGTCTACAACCTGGCCGATGCGGTGAAATACCTGCCGGGCGTGCATCTCAATCCGTCGTCCACTTACGGTCGCCAGGAAATCAAGATTCGTGGGCTGGATTCAGACTACACCCTGCTGCTGGTCAATGGCCGTCGTATCAATTCACGCGACGCGCTGACCTCCAACTACGCCAACGACTTCGACCTTTCCGCTATTCCTGTAGCCGCGGTCGAGCGCATCGAGGTAATCCGCGGCCCGATGACCTCTCTCTACGGCGCCGATGCCATGGGCGGCGTGATCAACGTCATCCTGCGGCAACCGACCAACCAGACCGAGGCCGGCGTCGCCTACAGCTATGAACACCCGACCGAGGGGAACTCGGGCGACAGCCACAAGGCCAGCGGATATGTGAGCGGCGCCCTCGTGGAGGACAAGCTGCTCGGCAATCTGATCCTGGATACGACGGACCAAGCCGCCTGGCAATCGGACCAACTACGGCTCGAAGGCAGCGACGCCGCCGAAAAACGCCAGAACGTCAGCGCGATGGGCACGCTGAGCTGGATTCTGGACGAGCGTCAGACCGTGGATCTCGATATGAGCTATCGGGAAGACGACCGCAAGGCTCGCTGGAACAACGCTGGCGCTCCGCAGCCCCTGACAACCAATGTGCAGGAAATGGATCGCTGGACGCTGGGTCTGACGCATAACGGTCAATGGGACGGATTCAATACGCGCCTGCGCTATTACTACGAAGACGTCGAGCTCATGGACGATTCTGAGTTGATGACCAATATGCGTGGCGTCGAAGGCGACGTTAACCAGACCAACCACACCGTCGATGGCCAGGTCAGTGCGTTTCTTGGTAATCAGCTGCTGACGCTAGGCAGCGAATTCCGCCGCACCGAGCTTACCCACAATCAGAACCTCGGAGCTGACACTGAGGTAGACCAAAAAGCTATCTATTTACAAGACGAGTTCTCGCTCGGTGATTTGGACATCACACTCGGCGGACGCTGGGATCACCACGAAACCTTCGGCAGCGAGTTCAGCCCGCGTGCCTATGGCGTCTACAACCTGAGCGACAGCTGGGTCATCAAGGGCGGCGCCGGCAAGGCATTCAAGGCGCCGAGCATCTCCCAGTCCGACCCAAGCTACGGCGTGTTGGCCTGCCGTGGTCTGTGCACGGTGTATGGCAATCCGAATCTCAAGCCTGAAACGTCCACCAGCTATGAGTTCGGCACCCAGTATCAGGACGAACGGCTCGAAGCCGGTGTGATGTTCTTTCACAACGACATCGAAGACCTGATCATCACCGAGACCACCCGCCTGGTATTCGACCCAACCTTGGGCCGCCCCGTCCCGCTGCGTTCCGAACTGAGCTATTACAACCTGTCCCAGGCGCGCATAAAGGGATACGAGTTGCAGGGCCGCTACGCCCTCAGCGATGCGTTGTCGATGCGCGCCAACTACACCTACTCCGACAGCGAGGACCGCGACACCGGCGATGAGCTGGATTACACGCCAAAGCACGTCGGCAATATAGGGCTCGACTGGCGCGCGCTGCCCCAACTCGACCTGAATCTGGATTATCAGTACACCGGTAGCCAGATGGTGTACGTTCCGGCTCTTGCCGACAGCCAGCGTTCCGATGCCTTCCACACCTTGGGAGTGGGAGCTCGGTTCCATGCAACCAACGAGCTGACGTTCAACGCTGGGATGAACAACCTCACTAACGAAAAGCGCGACGAAGTCGCCCAATCCGTGGATCACATCCTCATGGGACGCACGGCTTTCGTCGGCTTCAGCTACGACATCTGA
- a CDS encoding iron chelate uptake ABC transporter family permease subunit → MTSITPSGVWTLRLGGMSLLLHRRNWLMCGLLILVLATLAVLASSLGSGQMGTRDVLATLFGHGSKLNEIMVFKIRMPRVAAAIVAGFAMGMAGCLIQTLVRNRLATPDMIGVNEGASLAVVGFSLYLTLGSWPWWASPLGAMLAAAALFTLCRRPGEQGYLFIVIGIALSELFSALGDFAMSTQPLVHLGSIYLWTMGHFAGISYQTVSPIALILLLLCPLMALLNRPLALLRFGDATAQNLGIHVPLVQLGVLGLAILVASLGTAIGGPVVFIAMAAPILASWLARDNLAPLWLSAICGAVLLLGSDTLVRVLAQPEEIPTGIMTRLLGGILLLGLLLKDRRGAD, encoded by the coding sequence ATGACGTCAATCACTCCCAGCGGGGTCTGGACGCTGCGCCTGGGCGGCATGAGTCTATTGTTGCATCGTCGCAACTGGCTGATGTGCGGCCTTCTCATCTTGGTGCTGGCAACACTGGCGGTTCTTGCGAGCAGCCTCGGTTCGGGCCAGATGGGCACGCGCGATGTGCTCGCGACCCTGTTTGGCCATGGCAGCAAGCTGAACGAAATCATGGTGTTCAAGATCCGTATGCCACGGGTTGCCGCAGCCATCGTCGCGGGCTTCGCCATGGGCATGGCCGGGTGCCTGATCCAGACGCTGGTGCGTAATCGCCTGGCCACGCCGGACATGATCGGCGTGAACGAAGGCGCCTCGTTGGCGGTGGTGGGGTTCTCCCTGTATCTCACGCTCGGCAGTTGGCCCTGGTGGGCTTCGCCGCTGGGCGCAATGCTGGCCGCGGCGGCGCTGTTTACCCTATGCCGTCGCCCCGGCGAGCAAGGTTATCTGTTCATCGTCATCGGCATTGCGCTGTCCGAACTGTTCAGCGCGCTGGGCGACTTCGCCATGTCCACCCAACCGCTGGTGCACTTGGGCAGCATTTATCTGTGGACCATGGGCCACTTCGCTGGCATCAGCTACCAAACGGTCAGCCCCATCGCACTGATACTGCTGCTGTTGTGCCCATTGATGGCGCTGCTCAACCGACCGCTGGCGCTGCTGCGATTCGGCGATGCCACGGCACAAAACCTCGGCATACACGTGCCGCTGGTGCAACTCGGCGTACTCGGTCTGGCGATTCTCGTGGCGTCACTGGGCACGGCGATCGGCGGGCCCGTGGTGTTTATCGCCATGGCCGCACCGATCCTCGCGTCGTGGCTGGCGCGCGACAACCTCGCCCCGCTCTGGCTGTCTGCTATTTGCGGTGCGGTGCTATTGCTGGGCAGCGACACCCTGGTTCGCGTATTGGCGCAGCCGGAAGAAATCCCCACCGGGATCATGACGCGCCTGCTTGGCGGCATCCTGCTGCTTGGCCTGCTATTGAAGGACAGACGAGGGGCCGATTGA
- a CDS encoding MFS transporter, whose product MNVADKSRIAVHLAMLINMLSLGSLMMVMPLGPDLVRHLGMEASHVGYISGGATLAAALSALIAAPWLDRFDRKRALIILLVLRFALLFSCALAADPTQLIALFVLSGLVAGPMGAILMATMLDLIPPAERGRKLAYIGMGFSLAAILVIPLALECSMRWNWTTPFVLLGCTGLFLALLCQLFFPAPASSHRPSGSIRPLLASRLCLAALAITTLQMFGHFLLVPHFATYFQFNVDFPRENLGLLYLFGGLASIAAMRIGGAWIDRGSTVTVALVSSGSLALVTLLGFAAPLGISLYVVFTLFMALSAVRSNSTMTIAAGIPPAHQRAAFMAFQGTVSNIAAGFGSLLSARYLTEGSQHQLLGFEELAALYAVLGIVAGLGVLYLIHGIKQRDANPTAAAEQQAG is encoded by the coding sequence ATGAATGTTGCCGACAAGTCGAGGATCGCCGTCCACCTTGCGATGCTGATCAACATGCTGTCGCTGGGCAGCCTGATGATGGTCATGCCGCTTGGTCCGGATCTGGTGCGTCACCTTGGAATGGAGGCTAGCCACGTCGGCTATATCAGTGGCGGCGCCACCCTCGCCGCCGCCCTGAGTGCACTTATCGCAGCCCCATGGCTGGATCGCTTCGACCGAAAACGCGCACTGATCATCTTGCTGGTGCTGCGTTTTGCCTTGCTGTTCAGCTGCGCGCTGGCGGCCGACCCGACCCAATTGATCGCGCTGTTCGTACTTTCCGGGCTGGTCGCCGGGCCCATGGGCGCGATCCTGATGGCCACGATGCTGGATCTGATTCCGCCAGCCGAACGCGGCCGAAAACTTGCCTACATCGGAATGGGGTTTTCCCTGGCAGCGATTCTGGTCATTCCTCTGGCGCTGGAATGCTCGATGCGCTGGAATTGGACGACGCCCTTCGTGCTGCTCGGCTGCACCGGTTTGTTTCTGGCGCTGCTTTGCCAGCTGTTCTTTCCCGCACCGGCTTCATCGCATCGTCCTTCGGGTTCGATCAGGCCGTTGCTTGCCTCGCGCCTGTGTTTGGCGGCGCTGGCTATCACCACGTTGCAGATGTTCGGGCATTTCCTCCTGGTGCCGCACTTCGCCACCTACTTCCAGTTCAACGTGGATTTCCCCCGCGAAAACCTGGGCCTGCTCTATCTATTTGGTGGCTTGGCGAGCATCGCGGCGATGCGCATTGGCGGCGCCTGGATTGATCGCGGCAGTACCGTGACGGTCGCGCTGGTCAGCAGCGGCAGCCTAGCACTGGTGACCCTGCTGGGTTTCGCTGCGCCGCTGGGCATTTCGCTCTACGTCGTTTTCACCCTGTTCATGGCGCTGAGCGCCGTGCGCAGCAACAGCACCATGACCATCGCCGCAGGAATTCCGCCGGCGCACCAGCGTGCCGCGTTCATGGCGTTTCAGGGGACAGTTTCGAATATCGCAGCCGGCTTCGGCAGCCTGCTTTCAGCGCGCTATCTAACCGAAGGGTCACAGCATCAACTACTCGGCTTCGAAGAGCTGGCAGCGCTCTACGCAGTGCTGGGCATCGTGGCCGGTCTGGGCGTGCTGTACCTGATCCATGGCATCAAACAGCGCGACGCAAACCCGACAGCAGCAGCAGAACAACAGGCGGGATGA
- a CDS encoding ABC transporter ATP-binding protein yields the protein MTVLSVRNLHFAYQDKVILDDLSFSLPKGRLIGIVGPNGSGKSTLLKLLARQLPLQRGEIEIHGQPLLRHAMKSLARQLAFLPQRPVMAEGIRVEQLVQYGRHPHQGWFNQWSEEDARQVARARAAMQLDAIWHRQASSLSGGQAQRAWLGMILAQNTDLILLDEPTSALDIGHQAEVMEAVHRIAAEGRTVLIVIHDLGIAARYCDELIALADGHIQAMGPARQVMTKALVDRLYQTEVDILPAPGDGAPVIVPRRRSLSASTPLATRIPAVHELAQQDTTP from the coding sequence ATGACGGTACTGAGCGTACGCAACCTGCATTTCGCCTATCAGGACAAGGTGATTCTGGACGACCTGTCCTTTTCCCTTCCCAAAGGTCGGCTGATCGGCATCGTCGGGCCCAACGGCAGCGGCAAATCCACCTTGCTCAAATTGCTGGCTCGCCAGCTGCCGTTGCAGCGTGGAGAGATCGAGATTCACGGCCAGCCTCTGCTCCGCCATGCGATGAAGAGCCTGGCCCGCCAACTGGCTTTTCTGCCGCAGCGACCGGTGATGGCCGAGGGGATTCGCGTCGAACAGTTGGTGCAGTACGGTCGCCATCCGCACCAGGGCTGGTTCAACCAGTGGAGCGAGGAAGACGCCCGCCAGGTCGCCCGTGCGCGAGCGGCGATGCAACTCGACGCCATCTGGCATCGCCAGGCCTCGTCACTCTCCGGCGGACAGGCGCAACGCGCGTGGCTGGGCATGATCCTGGCGCAGAACACCGACCTGATTCTGCTCGACGAACCCACCAGCGCGCTGGACATCGGTCACCAGGCTGAAGTCATGGAAGCCGTGCACCGGATCGCTGCCGAGGGCCGCACCGTGCTGATCGTCATCCATGACCTGGGCATCGCCGCCCGCTATTGCGACGAGTTGATTGCGCTCGCCGACGGCCATATCCAGGCCATGGGCCCGGCTCGCCAGGTGATGACTAAAGCATTGGTGGACCGCCTCTACCAGACAGAAGTGGACATCCTCCCCGCGCCTGGCGACGGCGCACCGGTGATCGTGCCGCGCCGCCGTTCGCTTTCCGCTTCCACTCCATTGGCTACTCGCATCCCTGCGGTGCATGAACTCGCTCAACAGGACACGACCCCATGA
- a CDS encoding iron ABC transporter permease → MTRTEAVLPNYQQAVLLGGGGLLLGLLILSMSTGAGVYGAVEVLHYLLGDPLAVADDKLALVVETLRLPRTLAALVVGGSLAIAASLLQSATRNPLAEPGLLGVNAGAVLGLVIGLIFFGVESTRGYLLWSGAGALLGNLVVLGVGLMLGQASPLKLILAGVALGAIFGGLSNFMLLQTRVALEQFRFWNLGSLSASSLDAVSTVAPVAVIGLFLAALLCRQLTLMQMGDSQARALGIHTTWVRLGVLVASTLLTACAISLAGPVGFVGFLAAYCARLIEPVALLRQLVFSTLFGMLFLLAADVLARWLLQPFELPVGTLLAALGAPALIAIVLRGGFRSLLAVR, encoded by the coding sequence ATGACCAGAACCGAGGCGGTACTCCCCAACTACCAGCAAGCGGTGCTCCTCGGGGGCGGCGGGCTGCTGCTGGGCTTGTTGATCCTGTCGATGAGCACCGGTGCCGGCGTTTACGGCGCAGTCGAAGTGCTGCATTACCTGCTGGGCGATCCACTTGCCGTGGCGGACGACAAGCTCGCGCTGGTGGTCGAAACCCTGCGCCTGCCGCGCACTCTGGCGGCTCTGGTGGTCGGCGGCAGTCTTGCAATTGCCGCCTCGCTGCTGCAAAGCGCGACGCGCAATCCGCTGGCCGAGCCCGGTCTGCTCGGCGTAAATGCCGGCGCGGTCTTGGGTCTGGTGATCGGCCTGATCTTCTTCGGCGTCGAATCCACTCGCGGCTATCTGCTGTGGTCCGGCGCCGGCGCGCTGTTGGGGAATCTCGTGGTGCTGGGCGTTGGCCTGATGCTGGGCCAGGCCAGCCCGCTGAAACTGATCCTCGCCGGCGTTGCGCTGGGCGCGATCTTCGGCGGGCTTTCCAACTTCATGCTGCTCCAGACCCGGGTGGCGCTGGAGCAGTTTCGTTTCTGGAACCTGGGATCATTGTCGGCATCCAGCCTGGACGCCGTGAGTACCGTGGCCCCGGTCGCCGTGATCGGCCTGTTCCTGGCCGCCCTGCTCTGCCGACAATTGACGCTGATGCAGATGGGCGACAGCCAGGCGCGGGCGCTAGGCATCCACACCACCTGGGTGCGCCTGGGCGTGCTGGTTGCCTCGACGTTGCTCACTGCCTGCGCAATTTCCCTCGCCGGCCCGGTCGGCTTCGTCGGCTTCCTCGCGGCGTACTGCGCAAGGCTGATCGAACCGGTCGCGCTGCTGCGCCAATTGGTGTTCTCGACGCTGTTCGGCATGTTGTTTCTGCTGGCGGCCGACGTGCTCGCGCGCTGGCTGCTGCAACCTTTCGAGCTGCCAGTCGGCACCTTGCTGGCCGCACTGGGCGCGCCGGCGCTGATCGCCATCGTGCTGCGCGGCGGCTTCCGTTCCCTGCTGGCGGTGAGGTAA